Within the Desulfovibrio sp. genome, the region CTTCAACAAGGGACAAGGCGTCCTCACGCAGTGGCCCGCGAAAACCGGTGCCAAGCAGGCCGTCAACAATAAGATGCGGCAGATCATACTGCGGCAGATTCCAGCGGTTTTGTTTGAAGCGCAGTTGGTAAAAGGGTACGCCAGCGGCCTTGGCCACCTTCATGTGCCGGGCGCTGGCCCCTTTGTGCTGGCTTTGCGCCTTTGTATGCAGCACCAGAGGTTTCGCACCTGCGTCAAGGAGGTAGCGCGCAAGGCAGACCGCATCGCCCCCGTTATTGCCGTTTCCCATAAATAACCAGACAGTCTTGCCCGCAATATCCGGGCAATGGCGGCACAAGACGACAAAAGCCTCACGTGCGGCGTTTTCCATCAAGAGCATTTCGGGAAGCCCAAGAGCTTCCGCGCCCGCATCCCATGCGCGAATCTCCTGAGGAAAGGGCAGAGGGGGCAAGAGAAAGCGGGATGTGGATGAATAACTCATTAGCTCTCCAAAACCACCACGGCCACAGCCGAAGAACGGTCATGGCTGATGGATACGTGGCAGCGGGTAACGCCCATGGCCTGGGCCTGTTGCAATGCCTCGCCGTGCAGCAACAAGTTCGGCTTGCCGCCCGGGCCGGAAACAGTCTCAACCTGAGCAGGCCCGATGCCCTGGCTGAACCCCGTGCCCAGGGCCTTGACGGCTGCCTCTTTGGCGGCAAAACGCCCGGCCACGTAATTGAGAGGATGCCCCGGCATGCCAGCCAGTTCTTCCGGCCCCAGAATCTTTTCGGCAAAACGCAGACCAAAGCGGCCAAGACTTTTTTCTATGCGGGCAAGCTCAACGATATCGATGCCCATACCTACTATCATTTTATCCCCATTGCTGCGCAAAGGTTTGTGTGCCGGGACTATTGGGGCAGGAGGTCTGGTTGCCCAATGAAAAAAAATATCGTATATGCAGCCACTCGACGAATTATTTTGACCCGTTCCCGGTTGTAACGTCAAGGGTGCGGTCTGTTTTAATACAGGGAGAATACTACATGAAATTGTGCATTGTCGGCACCGGCTATGTGGGCCTGGTGAGTGCCGCCTGCTTCGCTGAAATGGGCAATACCGTGAGCTGCGTTGATGTTAACCCTGCTGTAGTGGACAAGCTGAACGCTGGTTCTGTCCATATTTTTGAGCCCGGCCTTGAGCCCATGGTGCGCCACAGCCGTGCCGATGGCCGACTGACCTTCACCACCTCGCTTGCGGAAGGCATTGCAGAAGCCGATTGCGCGTTTATTTGCGTAGGTACGCCGCCCCAGCCCGATGGTTCTTGCGATCTGAGCTATGTTCGCCAGGTGGCCAGCGAGATCGGCCAGCATATGCAGAAAAGCATGGTCGTTGTGGACAAATCCACAGTGCCGGTGGGCACGGCGGATGAGGTGCGAGGCCTTATTGAAAAAGAACTGACCAAGCGTGGTGTGGATCTGCATGTTGATGTGGTTTCAAACCCCGAATTTTT harbors:
- a CDS encoding holo-[acyl-carrier-protein] synthase translates to MIVGMGIDIVELARIEKSLGRFGLRFAEKILGPEELAGMPGHPLNYVAGRFAAKEAAVKALGTGFSQGIGPAQVETVSGPGGKPNLLLHGEALQQAQAMGVTRCHVSISHDRSSAVAVVVLES